In one window of Streptomyces roseofulvus DNA:
- a CDS encoding pyrimidine reductase family protein, giving the protein MRQLFPVTDMTAPKTQVSDAGADREWSLDELADAYAYPEGEERWLRANMVSSLDGAGQHEGRSQPLSSDTDMRIFGTLRGLADVVVVGAETVRLEGYRPARAREVFAARRAAAGQGPAPAIAVVTASLDLDLALPLYTSPLVPTLILTGAGAPADRIDAARAAGVEVLLAGDGAAVDPARAVALLAERGLRRQLTEGGPRLLGQFTAAGVLDELCLTVSPTMTAGDAQRIAHGSSLARPTRFGLASLLEQDGFLFSRYRRI; this is encoded by the coding sequence ATGCGACAGCTCTTCCCTGTGACGGACATGACAGCCCCGAAGACCCAGGTCAGCGACGCCGGGGCCGACCGCGAGTGGTCCCTCGACGAGCTGGCCGACGCCTACGCTTACCCCGAGGGGGAGGAGCGCTGGCTGCGGGCCAACATGGTCTCCTCGCTGGACGGGGCCGGCCAGCACGAGGGCCGTTCGCAGCCGCTCTCCTCCGACACCGACATGCGGATCTTCGGCACCCTCCGGGGGCTCGCGGACGTCGTGGTGGTGGGCGCGGAGACGGTCCGTCTGGAGGGGTACCGGCCCGCCCGCGCCCGGGAGGTCTTCGCCGCCCGGCGCGCCGCCGCCGGCCAGGGCCCCGCGCCCGCGATCGCCGTCGTGACCGCCTCGCTCGACCTCGACCTCGCCCTCCCCCTCTACACCTCCCCGCTGGTCCCGACCCTGATCCTCACCGGCGCGGGCGCCCCCGCCGACCGGATCGACGCCGCCCGGGCGGCCGGCGTCGAGGTGCTCCTCGCCGGCGACGGGGCCGCCGTGGACCCGGCCCGGGCGGTCGCGCTGCTCGCCGAGCGCGGGCTGCGCCGGCAGCTCACCGAGGGCGGGCCCCGGCTGCTCGGCCAGTTCACCGCCGCCGGGGTGCTCGACGAGCTGTGCCTGACGGTCTCCCCGACGATGACGGCGGGTGACGCCCAGCGGATCGCCCACGGGTCCTCGCTCGCGCGTCCGACACGCTTTGGGCTGGCTTCTCTGCTGGAGCAGGACGGCTTCCTCTTCAGCCGCTACCGTCGGATCTGA
- a CDS encoding OsmC family protein has protein sequence MATVRHAHTVWQGDLLKGSGVVTLDSSGLGSYDVSWPARAEEPNGKTSPEELIAAAHSSCFSMAFSNGLAKAGNPPTRLETKADVTFQPGEGITGIHLTVRGEVPGLDADQFQSLAEDAKKNCPVSQALTGTTITLTAELA, from the coding sequence ATGGCCACCGTCCGTCACGCCCACACCGTCTGGCAGGGCGACCTCCTCAAGGGCTCCGGCGTCGTCACCCTCGACTCCTCCGGTCTCGGCTCGTACGACGTCTCCTGGCCGGCCCGCGCCGAGGAGCCGAACGGCAAGACCAGCCCCGAGGAGCTCATCGCCGCCGCGCACTCCTCCTGCTTCTCGATGGCCTTCTCCAACGGCCTGGCCAAGGCGGGCAACCCGCCCACCCGCCTGGAGACCAAGGCCGACGTCACTTTCCAGCCGGGTGAGGGCATCACCGGCATTCACCTCACCGTGCGCGGCGAGGTCCCCGGTCTGGACGCGGACCAGTTCCAGTCGCTCGCCGAGGACGCCAAGAAGAACTGCCCGGTCAGCCAGGCGCTCACCGGCACGACGATCACGCTGACGGCCGAGCTGGCCTGA
- a CDS encoding indole-3-glycerol phosphate synthase: protein MFTSVLMIEKPLTSVDVEFVTTLHGDETVSFIVLMQPRGDQADLLLRAIDDVAMGELKEATREGDEPEGKEAREPAELALEHSLRALRGAGCEAVGQVVEDHPLDKMKAVVDEAEADEVIVLTAPHYVEEFFHRDWASRARHKVGVPVLKLFAHSE from the coding sequence GTGTTCACAAGCGTTCTGATGATCGAGAAGCCCCTGACGTCCGTGGACGTGGAATTCGTCACCACCCTGCACGGCGACGAGACCGTGTCCTTCATCGTGCTGATGCAGCCGCGCGGTGACCAGGCCGATCTCCTGCTGCGCGCCATCGACGACGTCGCCATGGGCGAGCTCAAGGAGGCGACCCGGGAGGGCGACGAACCGGAGGGGAAGGAGGCCCGCGAGCCGGCCGAGCTGGCCCTGGAGCACTCGCTCCGGGCCCTGAGAGGGGCCGGCTGCGAAGCGGTCGGACAGGTGGTCGAGGACCACCCCCTGGACAAGATGAAGGCCGTCGTCGACGAGGCGGAGGCGGACGAGGTGATCGTCCTCACCGCCCCGCACTACGTGGAGGAGTTCTTCCACCGCGACTGGGCCTCCCGCGCCCGCCACAAGGTCGGCGTCCCCGTCCTGAAGCTCTTCGCGCACAGCGAGTAG
- the zapE gene encoding cell division protein ZapE: MSTRALNEAASAAATPLSLCSREPHVPADRLVAEMVPPPRFDSVRFDTYLPDPNQPSQCEAVKALSGFAESLGGAHATGAGKRRWFARKPAAPAAPRGVYLDGGYGVGKTHLLASLWHATPAEPALKAFGTFVELTNLVGALGFQQTVRTLSGHRLLCIDEFELDDPGDTVLVSSLLGKLVESGVALAATSNTLPGKLGEGRFAAADFLREIQGLSAHFRPLRIDGEDYRHRGLPEAPAPHSDQVVTETAYRVPGASLDDFPHLLEHLAKVHPSRYGALTDDLTAVCLTDVGPVPDQSTALRLVVLADRLYDREIPVLASGLPFDQLFSEEMLNGGYRKKYFRAISRLTALARDAKGLLAQ, translated from the coding sequence GTGTCGACCCGTGCCCTGAACGAAGCCGCCTCCGCAGCGGCGACCCCGCTCTCGCTGTGCTCGCGCGAGCCCCACGTCCCCGCCGACCGGCTGGTCGCGGAGATGGTCCCGCCGCCGCGCTTCGACTCGGTGCGCTTCGACACGTACCTCCCCGACCCCAACCAGCCCAGCCAGTGCGAGGCCGTCAAGGCGCTCTCCGGCTTCGCCGAGTCCCTCGGCGGGGCGCACGCCACCGGCGCCGGCAAGCGCCGCTGGTTCGCCCGCAAGCCCGCCGCCCCGGCCGCCCCGCGCGGGGTCTACCTCGACGGCGGCTACGGCGTCGGCAAGACCCACCTGCTCGCCTCGCTCTGGCACGCCACGCCCGCCGAGCCCGCGCTGAAGGCGTTCGGCACCTTCGTGGAGCTGACGAACCTGGTCGGCGCGCTCGGCTTCCAGCAGACGGTGCGGACGCTGAGCGGACACCGCCTCCTCTGCATCGACGAGTTCGAGCTGGACGACCCGGGCGACACCGTGCTCGTCTCCAGCCTGCTCGGCAAGCTGGTCGAGTCCGGCGTGGCGCTCGCCGCCACCTCGAACACGCTGCCGGGCAAGCTCGGCGAGGGCCGCTTCGCCGCCGCCGACTTCCTCCGCGAGATCCAGGGCCTCTCCGCGCACTTCCGGCCGCTGCGGATCGACGGCGAGGACTACCGCCACCGGGGCCTGCCCGAGGCCCCCGCGCCCCACTCCGACCAGGTGGTCACGGAGACCGCGTACCGCGTCCCGGGCGCCTCCCTCGACGACTTCCCGCACCTCCTCGAACACCTGGCCAAGGTCCACCCGAGCCGGTACGGCGCCCTCACCGACGACCTCACGGCGGTCTGCCTCACCGACGTCGGCCCGGTCCCGGACCAGTCGACCGCGCTGCGGCTCGTCGTCCTCGCCGACCGCCTCTACGACCGCGAGATACCGGTGCTCGCCTCCGGACTTCCGTTCGACCAGTTGTTCAGCGAGGAGATGCTGAACGGCGGCTACCGCAAGAAGTACTTCCGCGCCATCTCCCGGCTCACCGCCCTGGCGCGGGACGCAAAGGGGCTCCTGGCACAGTAG
- a CDS encoding TRAFAC clade GTPase domain-containing protein gives MDGGDLTWLIVVVVAAVWAVTALAVCVFRAFWTLLAATSRAAVAALGPLGAGRADPRVVPIGAEPAHPSYWARQLWVDTAGAVGAGLRTPWQLWHRHWMKRVVARLFQRRRPTGGRRGVNAFTRTWLWLAAPGTALGATVAVLLVAVLHAAALLLFGVFVAVLWAGWAVAVGVLRGAERARLLLFRIRPVCPHPGCHRPVPLAAHRCPHCATATHRELRPGRYGVFRHTCRCGKRLPASPLTGRDRIAAECPSCDRPLPPAAATTRVVHVPLIGASSSGKTMLMAAVVAGLRSWATSGRLTLDYASDADRHDSALLDRRLRDDDWALKTQGDQRAWMILVGKGRRRRLLYLYDPMGEALQGADRLREQQYLAHADGVLFVVDVLADRAVRQRIAAADGTVAAEARPAAQGPVETFDGLSGELTALVGRRGKLPVAVVVTKRDVLDRIASLPPAGAEVDTWLTALGLGGLVRNFTHQFRTARYWSVSAFTATGTGALDPEGRRAAEPVLWLLARSGLRVGALVDARDGGAGVRGR, from the coding sequence ATGGACGGTGGGGACCTGACCTGGCTGATCGTCGTCGTGGTCGCCGCGGTGTGGGCCGTGACGGCCCTCGCGGTCTGCGTGTTCCGGGCGTTCTGGACGCTGCTCGCCGCCACCTCGCGGGCGGCCGTCGCCGCGCTCGGCCCGCTCGGCGCGGGCCGCGCGGACCCGCGCGTGGTCCCTATCGGCGCCGAACCCGCCCACCCCTCGTACTGGGCACGGCAGTTGTGGGTCGACACGGCCGGTGCCGTCGGCGCCGGCCTGAGGACCCCGTGGCAGCTGTGGCACCGGCACTGGATGAAGCGGGTGGTCGCCCGGCTGTTCCAGCGGCGGCGGCCGACCGGCGGGCGGCGCGGGGTCAACGCCTTCACCCGGACGTGGCTCTGGCTGGCGGCCCCCGGCACGGCGCTCGGCGCGACCGTCGCCGTGCTGCTCGTCGCGGTGCTGCACGCCGCCGCGCTGCTCCTCTTCGGGGTGTTCGTCGCCGTCCTGTGGGCCGGCTGGGCCGTCGCCGTCGGCGTGCTGCGCGGGGCGGAGCGGGCCCGGCTGCTGCTCTTCCGGATCCGGCCGGTCTGCCCGCACCCCGGCTGCCACCGGCCGGTGCCGCTGGCCGCCCACCGCTGTCCGCACTGCGCCACCGCGACCCACCGGGAGCTGCGGCCCGGGCGGTACGGCGTCTTCCGGCACACCTGCCGGTGCGGGAAGCGGCTGCCCGCCTCCCCGCTCACCGGCCGCGACCGGATCGCCGCCGAATGCCCCTCCTGCGACCGGCCGCTGCCGCCCGCGGCGGCGACCACCCGGGTGGTCCACGTGCCGCTGATCGGCGCGTCCTCCTCCGGCAAGACCATGCTGATGGCCGCCGTGGTCGCCGGACTGCGGTCCTGGGCGACGAGCGGCAGGCTCACCCTCGACTACGCCTCCGACGCCGACCGGCACGACAGCGCCCTCCTGGACCGGCGGCTGCGGGACGACGACTGGGCGCTGAAGACCCAGGGCGACCAGCGGGCCTGGATGATCCTCGTCGGCAAGGGCCGGCGCCGCCGGCTGCTCTATCTGTACGACCCGATGGGCGAGGCGCTCCAGGGCGCCGACCGGCTGCGCGAGCAGCAGTACCTCGCGCACGCCGACGGCGTCCTCTTCGTCGTCGACGTCCTCGCCGACCGGGCCGTGCGGCAGCGCATCGCCGCCGCCGACGGCACGGTCGCCGCCGAGGCCCGGCCCGCCGCCCAGGGGCCCGTCGAGACCTTCGACGGGCTCAGCGGCGAACTCACCGCACTCGTCGGACGGAGGGGGAAGCTGCCCGTGGCCGTCGTCGTCACCAAACGGGACGTGCTGGACCGGATCGCGTCGCTGCCGCCCGCGGGCGCCGAGGTCGACACCTGGCTGACCGCGCTCGGCCTCGGCGGTCTCGTCCGCAACTTCACCCACCAGTTCAGGACCGCCCGCTACTGGTCCGTCAGCGCCTTCACCGCCACCGGCACCGGCGCCCTCGACCCCGAGGGCCGGCGGGCCGCCGAGCCCGTGCTCTGGCTGCTCGCCCGGTCCGGGCTGCGGGTCGGGGCGCTGGTCGACGCGCGGGACGGCGGAGCGGGGGTGCGCGGCCGATGA
- a CDS encoding vWA domain-containing protein, which translates to MANRPVHFIWLLDTSYSMLGEKIGQLNYAIREAIPEMQSVARDNPAAQLLLRTITFSTTARWHHKDPVEVDSFTWQDVAPDGTTNLGEALHLVAGELRTPPMPERALKPVIALVSDGAPTDDWRAGLRAIEATPWGRKAVRVAIAIGADADRGVLQEFLANPELRPLDANSPKQLAAAIRWASTAAVKAASQPVAGGHVGDGPTKPAAPYAPPVLADDDEDDVW; encoded by the coding sequence ATGGCGAACCGCCCGGTGCACTTCATCTGGCTGCTCGACACCTCGTACTCGATGCTCGGCGAGAAGATCGGACAGCTCAACTACGCGATCCGGGAGGCGATCCCGGAGATGCAGTCGGTGGCCCGCGACAACCCGGCCGCCCAGCTGCTGCTCCGCACCATCACCTTCTCCACCACCGCCCGCTGGCACCACAAGGACCCGGTGGAGGTGGACTCCTTCACCTGGCAGGACGTGGCCCCCGACGGCACCACCAACCTGGGCGAGGCGCTCCACCTGGTCGCCGGGGAGCTGCGGACACCGCCCATGCCGGAGCGGGCGCTCAAGCCGGTGATCGCGCTGGTCTCCGACGGCGCCCCGACCGACGACTGGCGGGCCGGGCTGCGCGCCATCGAGGCCACCCCGTGGGGCCGGAAGGCCGTCCGGGTGGCCATCGCGATCGGCGCGGACGCCGACCGGGGCGTGCTCCAGGAGTTCCTGGCCAACCCGGAGCTGCGCCCGCTGGACGCCAACAGCCCCAAGCAGCTCGCCGCCGCCATCCGCTGGGCGTCGACGGCCGCGGTGAAGGCCGCCTCGCAGCCCGTCGCCGGGGGCCACGTGGGCGACGGCCCCACCAAGCCCGCCGCCCCCTACGCGCCGCCGGTCCTCGCCGACGACGACGAAGACGACGTGTGGTGA
- a CDS encoding protein phosphatase 2C domain-containing protein has protein sequence MVIPLADWETLCASVQGFGKKRNQDWSVAEGTGSAADPLVLTVADGHGSPSYPRSDVGARFAADRFVVRGREFAACLGADRPGGRLRRLHDYARYELPERLVRDWQNEVWGHWRRQPGPEGADAPREDVLRLYGSTLVGAVLVPGLFVAWQLGDGELTVVDEDGRVRLPLAPERAELGDETASLCLPEAWRLVRVHWEPLPDPERGPRLLALSTDGLSKSFASDAGFTAFTEGLYERLAGRGLPGIAEDVPRWLAEASRHSGDDTTLALAHRAERGDGPGPAWASAPEAARPWGPEPEPEPEPGAESPAEPDGTTNDDEETERR, from the coding sequence GTGGTGATCCCCCTGGCGGACTGGGAAACACTCTGCGCGAGCGTCCAGGGGTTCGGCAAGAAGCGCAACCAGGACTGGAGCGTGGCGGAGGGCACCGGGTCGGCGGCCGACCCGCTGGTCCTCACGGTGGCGGACGGGCACGGCTCGCCCTCGTACCCCCGCAGCGACGTGGGGGCGCGGTTCGCCGCCGACCGGTTCGTGGTCCGGGGGCGGGAGTTCGCCGCCTGCCTCGGCGCGGACCGGCCCGGCGGCCGGCTGCGCCGGCTGCACGACTACGCCCGGTACGAACTGCCCGAGCGGCTGGTGCGGGACTGGCAGAACGAGGTGTGGGGGCACTGGCGCCGGCAGCCCGGCCCCGAGGGCGCCGACGCGCCCCGGGAGGACGTGCTGCGGCTGTACGGCTCCACGCTCGTGGGGGCCGTCCTGGTCCCCGGCCTCTTCGTCGCCTGGCAGTTGGGCGACGGCGAGCTGACGGTGGTGGACGAGGACGGGCGGGTGCGGCTGCCGCTCGCCCCGGAGCGGGCCGAACTCGGCGACGAGACGGCCTCCCTGTGCCTGCCGGAGGCCTGGCGGCTGGTCCGGGTGCACTGGGAGCCGCTGCCCGATCCGGAGCGGGGGCCCCGGCTGCTCGCGCTCTCGACGGACGGCCTGTCGAAGAGCTTCGCCTCGGACGCGGGGTTCACCGCGTTCACGGAGGGGCTGTACGAGCGGCTGGCCGGCCGGGGCCTGCCGGGGATCGCCGAGGACGTGCCGCGCTGGCTGGCGGAGGCGTCCCGGCACTCCGGCGACGACACCACCCTGGCGCTCGCCCACCGCGCGGAGCGGGGCGACGGCCCGGGGCCGGCCTGGGCGTCGGCGCCGGAGGCGGCGCGGCCCTGGGGCCCGGAGCCGGAGCCGGAGCCGGAGCCCGGGGCGGAGTCCCCGGCGGAGCCGGACGGCACGACGAACGACGACGAGGAGACGGAACGACGATGA
- a CDS encoding protein kinase domain-containing protein: MSGMLDSGDTLTTDTGETLVVDRLLGQGGQGEVYRVTLPDGSAKALKWYYPDSATPQQRQVVEDLVARDFQDDRFLWPTAFVGAAPDRFGYLMDVRPDRFRGLPELFRRTVTTSFRELLTACLYTVEAYQALHSRGIAYRDISWGNIFFDPATGEVLVCDNDNAVVEGDRSGISGTMGFMAPELVRGDPGAMPGTQSDLHSLSVLLFMFLTNHHPFKGARELAIRCLDEHAERKLYGRDPLFLFDPDDPDNRPDPVEHTTVLALWPLVPPSLQRLFTQNFTVGLREPSARVRESQWRDALRAARDAVVECPNCGRQNMTEPGTATPGTCWKDGSPLVLPPRLVVTTPPPRTERHVLLGRAARIHRHHLAAEPTRHDYTDGSLVAELVEHPQKPGRYGLANRSADAWTGTRSDGTSQRIVPGQTVPLRSGLELELADGARAVVRAR; encoded by the coding sequence ATGAGTGGCATGCTCGACAGCGGGGACACCCTGACGACCGACACCGGGGAGACGCTGGTCGTCGACCGTCTGCTCGGCCAGGGCGGCCAGGGCGAGGTCTACCGGGTGACCCTTCCCGACGGCTCCGCCAAGGCGCTCAAGTGGTACTACCCCGACAGCGCGACCCCGCAGCAGCGGCAGGTGGTCGAGGACCTGGTGGCCCGGGACTTCCAGGACGACCGCTTCCTGTGGCCGACCGCGTTCGTCGGCGCGGCCCCGGACCGCTTCGGCTATCTGATGGACGTGCGGCCGGACCGCTTCCGCGGGCTGCCCGAACTGTTCCGGAGGACGGTCACCACCAGCTTCCGCGAGCTGCTGACCGCGTGCCTGTACACGGTGGAGGCGTACCAGGCGCTGCACTCGCGCGGGATCGCCTACCGGGACATCTCGTGGGGCAACATCTTCTTCGACCCGGCCACCGGCGAGGTCCTGGTCTGCGACAACGACAACGCGGTGGTGGAGGGCGACCGGAGCGGCATCTCCGGCACGATGGGCTTCATGGCGCCCGAGCTGGTGCGCGGCGACCCGGGGGCGATGCCGGGCACGCAGAGCGACCTGCACTCGCTGTCGGTCCTGCTCTTCATGTTCCTGACGAACCACCACCCCTTCAAGGGGGCACGGGAGTTGGCGATCCGCTGCCTGGACGAGCACGCGGAGCGGAAGCTGTACGGGCGGGACCCGCTGTTCCTCTTCGACCCGGACGACCCGGACAACCGCCCGGACCCGGTGGAGCACACGACCGTGCTGGCGCTGTGGCCCCTCGTCCCGCCCTCGCTCCAGCGGCTGTTCACGCAGAACTTCACGGTGGGGCTGCGGGAGCCGTCGGCGCGGGTCCGCGAGTCGCAGTGGCGGGACGCGCTGCGGGCGGCCCGGGACGCGGTCGTGGAGTGCCCGAACTGCGGCCGGCAGAACATGACCGAGCCGGGCACGGCGACGCCCGGCACCTGCTGGAAGGACGGGTCGCCGCTGGTGCTGCCGCCCCGGCTGGTGGTGACCACCCCGCCGCCCCGGACGGAGCGGCACGTGCTGCTCGGGCGGGCGGCGCGGATCCACCGCCACCACCTGGCGGCCGAGCCGACCCGGCACGACTACACGGACGGCAGCCTCGTCGCCGAGCTGGTCGAGCACCCGCAGAAGCCGGGCCGGTACGGCCTCGCCAACCGCTCGGCGGACGCCTGGACCGGCACCCGCTCCGACGGCACCAGCCAGCGGATCGTGCCGGGCCAGACGGTGCCGCTGCGCTCCGGCCTGGAGCTCGAACTGGCCGACGGCGCACGGGCCGTGGTCCGCGCCCGCTGA
- a CDS encoding alkaline phosphatase PhoX yields MAVTRRQILARTGASVAGIAFTGALADLFAGSSAAAEPRGGYGPLLPDPAGLLDLPAGFSYRVLSRQGDPLRSGEGTVPGRFDGMSAFAGPRGGVRLVRNHENRPDAPLAVPHVPGLVYDRGGKGGCTVLGLDAAGAVLPGAPGERVGIAGTAVNCAGGPTPWGTWLTCEETEDKAGSKGYEKDHGFVFEVDPADPQRTGAVPLTALGRFAHEAVAVDPYTGIVYETEDAFDRPFGLFYRFLPERPLGGTGSLRAGGTLEALRVPGVPDLSVVQEAGTVFDSVEWVPVPDPQAVSTPIRFQDFGRGGITHAQKLEGCYWGGRCVYFVSSFARASDGSGATHFGQVWKYDPHRRRLTLAVVFGPDTDLQLPGESPDNICLAPTGGLMVCEDGDGAQHVFGVSRRGEVYAVARGRQDIGGPGAPEWGEFAGVTFSPDGATMYVNCYTPGTTFAVTGPWR; encoded by the coding sequence ATGGCAGTGACACGACGTCAGATCCTGGCCCGCACCGGCGCCTCCGTCGCCGGGATCGCCTTCACCGGCGCCCTGGCCGACCTCTTCGCCGGCTCCTCCGCCGCCGCCGAACCGCGCGGCGGCTACGGCCCGCTCCTCCCCGACCCGGCCGGCCTGCTCGACCTCCCCGCCGGCTTCTCCTACCGGGTCCTCTCCCGCCAGGGCGACCCGCTCCGCTCCGGCGAGGGCACGGTCCCCGGCCGCTTCGACGGCATGAGCGCCTTCGCCGGACCCCGCGGCGGCGTCCGCCTCGTCCGCAACCACGAGAACCGCCCCGACGCGCCCCTCGCGGTCCCGCACGTGCCCGGCCTGGTCTACGACCGGGGCGGCAAGGGCGGCTGCACCGTCCTCGGCCTCGACGCCGCCGGCGCGGTGCTCCCGGGCGCGCCCGGCGAGCGCGTCGGCATCGCCGGCACCGCGGTCAACTGCGCGGGCGGGCCCACCCCCTGGGGCACCTGGCTGACCTGCGAGGAGACCGAGGACAAGGCGGGCAGCAAGGGGTACGAGAAGGACCACGGCTTCGTCTTCGAGGTCGACCCGGCCGACCCGCAGCGCACCGGGGCCGTCCCGCTCACCGCCCTGGGCCGCTTCGCGCACGAGGCCGTCGCCGTCGACCCGTACACCGGGATCGTCTACGAGACGGAGGACGCCTTCGACCGCCCCTTCGGCCTCTTCTACCGCTTCCTGCCCGAGCGCCCGCTCGGCGGCACCGGCTCGCTCCGCGCGGGCGGCACCCTGGAGGCCCTGCGGGTGCCCGGCGTGCCCGACCTCTCGGTCGTCCAGGAGGCCGGGACGGTCTTCGACTCCGTCGAGTGGGTGCCGGTGCCGGACCCGCAGGCGGTCTCGACGCCCATCCGCTTCCAGGACTTCGGGCGGGGCGGGATCACGCACGCGCAGAAGCTGGAGGGCTGCTACTGGGGCGGCCGCTGCGTCTACTTCGTCTCCTCCTTCGCCCGGGCCTCCGACGGCTCCGGCGCCACCCACTTCGGGCAGGTGTGGAAGTACGACCCGCACCGCCGGCGGCTCACCCTCGCGGTCGTCTTCGGCCCGGACACCGACCTGCAGCTGCCCGGCGAGTCCCCCGACAACATCTGCCTGGCCCCCACCGGCGGCCTGATGGTCTGCGAGGACGGCGACGGCGCGCAGCACGTCTTCGGAGTGAGCCGGCGGGGCGAGGTGTACGCGGTCGCCCGGGGGCGACAGGACATCGGAGGCCCCGGAGCCCCCGAGTGGGGCGAGTTCGCGGGCGTCACCTTCTCCCCCGACGGCGCCACGATGTACGTGAACTGCTACACCCCCGGCACCACCTTCGCCGTCACCGGCCCCTGGCGCTGA
- the murC gene encoding UDP-N-acetylmuramate--L-alanine ligase, whose protein sequence is MAPAIPAAMERPHFIGIGGAGMSGIAKILAQRGAKVAGSDAKDSPTAEALRAHGVTVHIGHAADHLADDASAVVVSSAIRADNPELARAAELGIPVVHRSDALASLMDGLAAIAVAGTHGKTTTTSMLAVALTELGADPSYAIGGDLAGPGTNARHGAGPVFVAEADESDRSFQKYDPQVAIVLNVELDHHANYASMDEIYESFEKFAAKIRPGGTLVVGEHAGARELARRVAAEGRQDLAVVTVGEGEDSDARILRIVPNGMKSEVTVALDGTEHTFTVSVPGRHYAHNAAAALAAGARAGLDPAALAQALTAYTGVGRRLQLKGEAAGVQVIDSYAHHPTEMTADLEAMRGAAGGSRLLVVFQPHLFSRTQELGKEMGDALALADASVVLDIYPAREDPIPGVTSELILDAARAAGADVTAVHDKTAVPGTIAGMVRPGDFVLTMGAGDVTDLGPQILARLAN, encoded by the coding sequence ATGGCACCCGCCATCCCTGCCGCCATGGAACGGCCGCACTTCATCGGCATCGGCGGTGCCGGAATGTCGGGCATCGCGAAGATCCTCGCCCAGCGCGGCGCCAAGGTCGCCGGCAGCGACGCCAAGGACTCCCCGACCGCCGAGGCGCTCCGCGCCCACGGCGTCACCGTGCACATCGGCCACGCCGCCGACCACCTCGCCGACGACGCCTCCGCCGTCGTCGTCTCCAGCGCCATCCGCGCCGACAACCCCGAGCTGGCCCGCGCCGCCGAGCTCGGCATCCCGGTCGTGCACCGCTCCGACGCGCTCGCCTCCCTCATGGACGGGCTGGCCGCGATCGCCGTCGCCGGCACCCACGGCAAGACCACCACCACCTCGATGCTGGCCGTCGCCCTCACCGAGCTCGGCGCCGACCCCTCGTACGCGATCGGCGGCGACCTCGCGGGCCCCGGCACCAACGCCCGGCACGGAGCCGGCCCGGTCTTCGTCGCCGAGGCCGACGAGAGCGACCGCAGCTTCCAGAAGTACGACCCCCAGGTCGCGATCGTCCTCAACGTCGAGCTCGACCACCACGCGAACTACGCCTCCATGGACGAGATCTACGAGTCCTTCGAGAAGTTCGCCGCCAAGATCCGACCCGGGGGCACCCTCGTCGTCGGCGAGCACGCCGGCGCCCGCGAGCTGGCCCGCCGCGTCGCCGCCGAGGGCCGCCAGGACCTCGCGGTCGTCACCGTCGGCGAGGGCGAGGACTCCGACGCCCGCATCCTCCGGATCGTCCCGAACGGGATGAAGAGCGAGGTCACCGTCGCCCTCGACGGCACCGAGCACACCTTCACCGTCTCCGTCCCCGGCCGCCACTACGCCCACAACGCCGCCGCGGCCCTCGCCGCCGGCGCCCGCGCGGGCCTCGACCCGGCCGCCCTCGCCCAGGCCCTCACCGCCTACACCGGCGTCGGCCGCCGCCTCCAGCTCAAGGGCGAGGCCGCCGGCGTCCAGGTCATCGACTCGTACGCGCACCACCCCACCGAGATGACCGCCGACCTGGAGGCCATGCGCGGCGCCGCCGGCGGCTCCCGGCTCCTCGTCGTCTTCCAGCCGCACCTCTTCTCCCGCACCCAGGAGCTGGGCAAGGAGATGGGCGACGCCCTCGCCCTCGCCGACGCCTCCGTGGTCCTCGACATCTACCCGGCCCGCGAGGACCCGATCCCCGGCGTCACCAGCGAGCTGATCCTCGACGCGGCCCGCGCGGCCGGCGCCGACGTCACCGCCGTCCACGACAAGACCGCCGTCCCCGGGACGATCGCGGGAATGGTCCGCCCCGGCGACTTCGTTCTCACCATGGGCGCGGGCGACGTCACGGACCTCGGTCCGCAGATCCTGGCCCGCCTGGCGAACTGA
- the msrB gene encoding peptide-methionine (R)-S-oxide reductase MsrB has translation MAYEVEKTDEEWQAQLTPSEYQVLRLAGTEPAFRGEYTDTRTEGVYSCRACGAELFTSKEKFESHCGWPSFFDPKDSEAVELLADTSHGMIRTEVRCARCGSHLGHVFEGEGYPTPTDQRYCINSISLRLKPAEDS, from the coding sequence ATGGCGTACGAGGTCGAGAAGACCGACGAGGAGTGGCAGGCGCAGCTGACCCCGTCGGAGTACCAGGTGCTCCGGCTGGCCGGCACCGAGCCCGCCTTCCGCGGCGAGTACACGGACACCAGGACCGAGGGCGTCTACTCCTGTCGCGCCTGCGGGGCCGAGCTCTTCACGTCGAAGGAGAAGTTCGAGTCGCACTGCGGCTGGCCGTCCTTCTTCGACCCGAAGGACAGCGAGGCCGTCGAGCTGCTCGCGGACACCTCCCACGGCATGATCCGCACGGAGGTCCGCTGCGCCCGCTGCGGCTCCCACCTGGGCCACGTCTTCGAGGGCGAGGGCTACCCGACCCCCACGGACCAGCGGTACTGCATCAACTCCATCTCGCTCCGCCTGAAGCCCGCGGAAGACTCCTGA